A region of Thermorudis peleae DNA encodes the following proteins:
- a CDS encoding DUF983 domain-containing protein: protein MFRRWFTLVERCPRCNLLFEREEGYWTGSIAINTVVTEFVFAVVLAIWVALTVPSVPIAPLLITGVAMNATFPLAFHPFSKTLWLALDLAFHPIEPQEVATLFGKPFG from the coding sequence ATCTTCCGCCGATGGTTTACGCTCGTTGAACGCTGCCCTCGCTGCAACCTGCTCTTCGAGCGCGAGGAGGGATACTGGACTGGATCGATTGCGATCAACACCGTCGTGACCGAGTTCGTATTTGCCGTAGTACTCGCCATTTGGGTTGCGCTGACTGTGCCATCGGTACCGATCGCACCGCTCCTCATCACCGGCGTCGCAATGAATGCGACGTTCCCGCTGGCGTTTCATCCTTTCTCAAAGACGCTCTGGCTTGCGCTTGACCTTGCCTTCCATCCGATTGAGCCACAAGAGGTCGCAACGCTCTTCGGCAAACCCTTCGGCTAA
- a CDS encoding amidohydrolase/deacetylase family metallohydrolase, which translates to MSERAPDFSTERYDTVILGGQFIDPGAGRVGRFDVAIKDGMVAAVAPSLQGVQAERVIDARGQIVTPGLIDLHTHVYWGVTYWGIEADPVAARTGVTTWLDVGSAGAYTFPGFRRYIVETSRVRIYALLNLSAIGLVAPTWEFANLDYCDLDLAAQMIEQNRDLILGIKARIDRNTTRGVGTRPLELARHLADQLNLPLMVHIGQGPPEIDEVAALLRPGDILTHCFTGGSMRILRPDGTLHPQVRELHERGLVLDIGHGAGSFSFAVAEALLRQGVLPDVISSDIHQLAIQGPMFDLPTTLSKFLALGMSLPEVIERATVAPARIIGRPELGTLAVGTPADLALFELVDGDFTFYDVEMQARKGDKLLVNTLTLKDGQPLPRVPESALQPWAVLAEHQRPITEIGHPFRQRARHRSTKS; encoded by the coding sequence ATGTCGGAAAGGGCTCCAGACTTCTCAACTGAACGTTATGACACCGTAATTCTCGGTGGGCAGTTCATTGACCCGGGCGCTGGGCGGGTGGGGCGATTTGATGTAGCGATCAAGGACGGCATGGTCGCGGCCGTTGCTCCTTCCTTGCAGGGTGTCCAGGCCGAACGCGTCATCGACGCACGGGGGCAGATCGTCACCCCGGGTCTCATCGACCTCCATACCCATGTCTACTGGGGGGTCACATATTGGGGCATCGAGGCTGACCCTGTCGCGGCACGCACCGGTGTCACAACGTGGCTTGATGTCGGCAGCGCCGGGGCGTACACCTTCCCCGGCTTTCGTCGCTATATTGTCGAGACAAGTCGCGTCCGCATCTACGCGCTGTTAAATCTCTCCGCAATCGGCCTGGTCGCACCAACCTGGGAATTTGCCAACCTCGACTACTGCGACCTCGACCTCGCCGCCCAGATGATTGAGCAGAATCGTGATCTCATCCTCGGTATCAAAGCGCGGATCGATCGCAATACCACGCGCGGCGTCGGTACCCGTCCGCTTGAACTCGCACGGCACCTAGCCGACCAGCTCAACCTGCCACTCATGGTCCATATCGGTCAGGGGCCACCAGAGATCGACGAGGTCGCGGCCTTGCTGCGACCTGGTGATATCCTCACCCACTGCTTCACTGGCGGCTCAATGCGCATCCTTCGTCCGGATGGCACGCTGCACCCGCAGGTTCGCGAATTGCATGAGCGCGGGCTTGTGCTGGATATAGGCCACGGAGCGGGATCGTTTAGCTTTGCCGTTGCTGAAGCACTGCTGCGACAAGGTGTGCTGCCAGACGTGATTAGCAGCGATATCCATCAACTCGCAATCCAAGGGCCAATGTTTGATCTCCCGACAACCCTGTCGAAGTTCTTGGCCCTCGGGATGAGCCTCCCTGAGGTGATCGAGCGAGCAACCGTTGCTCCCGCTCGGATTATTGGGCGCCCTGAACTCGGCACCCTGGCAGTCGGCACTCCCGCTGACCTTGCGCTCTTCGAACTCGTCGACGGCGACTTCACGTTCTACGATGTCGAGATGCAGGCCAGAAAAGGCGACAAGCTGCTTGTAAACACGCTGACATTGAAGGATGGTCAGCCTCTACCACGAGTCCCAGAGTCAGCGCTTCAACCATGGGCAGTGCTTGCCGAGCACCAACGGCCAATAACGGAAATCGGCCATCCATTCCGCCAGCGAGCCCGACATCGCAGCACGAAGAGTTAG
- a CDS encoding cobalamin-dependent protein (Presence of a B(12) (cobalamin)-binding domain implies dependence on cobalamin itself, in one of its several forms, or in some unusual lineages, dependence on a cobalamin-like analog.) yields MTNEHATGRDESGSPSSSLTRLTIGEVVKVLQPEFPELTMSSLRFLERIGLLAPERTPGGHRLYSLQDIERIRQIKRWQRARLSLAEIRERLERMAQHDPTKLAAQLLELLLQARTAEAEQLMHDAVESGMTLPVLFEYVFAPALRELGERWARGEITIGQEHEVSAAIRELVTMLTSQTPRPTITREPVVAACVEGELHELGLYMAACLLESFGYAVHYLGANTPIDDIVDAVRRWHAPLVVLAAVYPEHLPALLKTIERLDRLSPRVRPRWIVVGGHAALMQSSWPGRLPVIPLGHFPQSVEEFAQLLKT; encoded by the coding sequence ATGACCAATGAACACGCTACTGGACGGGACGAGAGCGGATCACCATCCTCTTCCCTGACACGGTTGACGATCGGGGAAGTGGTGAAAGTACTGCAGCCAGAATTCCCTGAGCTTACGATGTCGAGCCTTCGGTTCTTGGAGCGAATCGGGCTACTGGCACCCGAACGCACGCCGGGAGGACATCGACTCTACTCACTGCAGGACATCGAGCGGATTCGCCAGATCAAGCGGTGGCAGCGCGCTCGCCTCTCGCTTGCCGAGATTCGCGAACGCCTCGAGCGGATGGCGCAGCACGATCCCACAAAGCTCGCAGCGCAGTTGCTTGAGCTACTGCTGCAGGCACGCACAGCCGAAGCCGAACAGTTGATGCACGATGCTGTCGAAAGCGGGATGACTTTGCCAGTGCTCTTTGAATACGTCTTTGCTCCAGCCCTGCGTGAACTCGGTGAGCGCTGGGCACGAGGCGAGATCACCATTGGCCAAGAGCACGAGGTGAGTGCAGCAATTCGCGAACTGGTAACGATGCTCACCAGCCAAACACCGCGGCCGACCATCACACGCGAGCCGGTGGTGGCGGCCTGCGTTGAAGGTGAACTTCACGAGCTTGGCCTTTATATGGCCGCTTGCCTGCTTGAATCGTTCGGCTATGCTGTCCACTATCTTGGCGCTAATACCCCAATCGACGATATTGTCGACGCGGTACGCCGCTGGCATGCTCCCCTCGTCGTCCTGGCAGCCGTCTACCCCGAGCATCTCCCTGCGCTCCTGAAGACGATCGAGCGTCTCGATCGTCTATCGCCGAGAGTACGCCCTCGATGGATTGTTGTTGGTGGGCACGCAGCACTCATGCAGTCGAGCTGGCCGGGCCGCTTGCCAGTCATTCCACTCGGCCATTTCCCACAGAGCGTCGAAGAATTCGCCCAGTTGCTCAAAACGTGA
- a CDS encoding YggS family pyridoxal phosphate-dependent enzyme, which translates to MMTLENQQVLAEQIRANLTHVRQRIVAACERVGRDPREVRLLLVTKTVPPERIRYAVEAGERLLGENRVQEALQKISALQDLPIEWHFIGHLQTNKVKDVLTFAQMVHSVDRLALVTALHKRLERLGRTLDVLIQVNTSGEPSKFGVPPEETLAFVRQVAAYPTLRIRGLMTIGALTEDTERIRACFRTLRQLRDLLVAADIPGVEPQILSMGMSSDFEIAIEEGSTLVRIGSAIFGPRPTPHTMYWPEDTPQAHSC; encoded by the coding sequence ATGATGACGCTTGAGAACCAGCAGGTCCTCGCTGAACAAATTCGTGCCAACCTTACCCATGTGCGCCAGCGCATTGTCGCAGCGTGTGAGCGTGTCGGGCGTGATCCGCGTGAGGTGCGGTTGCTGCTCGTAACCAAGACTGTGCCGCCCGAGCGCATCCGCTATGCTGTTGAGGCTGGTGAGCGGCTACTTGGGGAAAATCGTGTGCAGGAAGCCCTCCAAAAGATTTCGGCTCTGCAAGACTTGCCGATTGAATGGCACTTCATTGGCCACCTGCAGACGAATAAGGTGAAGGATGTGTTGACCTTCGCTCAGATGGTGCATTCCGTCGACCGCCTAGCCCTCGTCACTGCGCTCCACAAGCGCTTGGAGCGGCTTGGCCGCACCCTTGATGTCCTGATCCAGGTCAATACCTCGGGTGAACCGAGCAAGTTCGGCGTTCCACCCGAGGAAACGCTCGCCTTCGTCCGCCAAGTCGCTGCCTATCCGACGCTGCGTATCCGCGGACTGATGACAATCGGCGCACTGACTGAGGACACTGAGCGGATCCGTGCCTGTTTTCGCACGCTACGGCAGCTCCGTGACCTGCTCGTCGCAGCAGACATCCCCGGTGTTGAGCCACAGATCCTTTCCATGGGTATGTCCAGCGACTTTGAGATTGCCATTGAAGAAGGCTCGACGCTGGTGCGGATTGGCTCAGCCATCTTTGGTCCGCGGCCAACGCCCCATACCATGTACTGGCCAGAAGACACGCCGCAAGCCCACTCATGCTGA
- a CDS encoding VPS10 domain-containing protein — translation MAVEQVVQALTFRCIGPYRGGRVVAVAGHPSEPGTFYFGACAGGVWKTTNGGSHWENISDGFLGTAAIGAIAVSEADPNVIYVGTGEACIRNNVCQGDGVYKSTDGGRTWTNVGLRDSRHIGKIVIHPHDPDMVYVAALGNAFGPNRERGVFRSRDGGRTWECVLFKSEHTGAIDITIDQQNPRILYAALWQTRRYPWALISGGEESGIWRSLDGGTTWEEITRRKGLPKAAVLGRIGLAASPAQSGRVWAIIEAEDGGLFRSDDYGETWELCTDDLELRRRPFYYMHLTADPVDPNTIWVMNLQLWKSVDGGKTFESVPTPHGDNHALWIDPKNPNRMIEGNDGGACISFDGGRTWTLPLNQPTAQFYHLAVDQATPYRVYGSQQDNWAISVPSIGTEGAISWPDWVEPGGGESGHLAISPKPPHVVYCGAIGTGYGHGRLIAWDPITGQKRNVTVWPEVHGSGVGAEYHKYRFQWTFPIAISPHDPDVLYACSNVVHRSRDGGESWEVISPDLTRNDPEKLKASGGPITADNSGAEVYCTIFAFAESPVQAGVLWAGSDDGLVHVSRDGGATWQNVTPPDLPEWATVATIEPMRDNAGGCYLVAHRYRLDDDWTPYVYVTTDFGQTWRRITNGLPMREIIRVIRIDPAEPRVLYAGGEFSVYVSVDQGEHWHAWQANLPVVPVHDLAVVGDELVVATHGRSFWICDDVTPLRQLAQGVAPGQSAAVLFQPRTTIRWRIYGRGYNNATTYTNYKMLGPVTGSYRVRETPLGTREEVFLDAGQNPPDGVLIHYQLPTDAERVELRIRDAAGNLICAFSSASEEPPRPPATAGVHRFIWDMRYPAPAKLEGEAKKSRFEQTLATAVRPRALPGEYQVELVVGDQTVTQHFTIVKDPRVRASDADLRAQFELKVAIRDRIDEIHQAVNRIRRLRRQVEEWEARAQGAGKIEQIAEAANALRERLTALEREFIQVDAEKAQPGPTRVREKLVALSSMIDESEDRPTQGAYAVYEQLAQEVERLRQQLEHVVAQEVAAFAAQLNRVGVPALV, via the coding sequence ATGGCGGTTGAGCAGGTCGTGCAGGCGCTCACGTTTCGTTGCATTGGCCCCTATCGCGGTGGACGCGTGGTTGCCGTTGCCGGTCATCCGTCAGAGCCAGGCACGTTTTATTTCGGCGCGTGCGCTGGTGGGGTATGGAAGACGACGAACGGAGGCTCGCACTGGGAGAACATCTCGGATGGTTTCCTCGGCACTGCCGCGATTGGGGCAATTGCCGTCAGCGAGGCCGATCCGAATGTGATCTACGTTGGTACTGGTGAGGCCTGCATCCGAAACAACGTCTGCCAAGGGGATGGGGTCTATAAGAGCACGGACGGTGGCCGAACCTGGACGAACGTGGGATTGCGTGACAGCCGGCATATCGGCAAGATTGTCATTCATCCGCACGATCCTGACATGGTCTATGTCGCGGCGCTTGGCAATGCCTTCGGCCCGAATCGAGAGCGTGGTGTCTTTCGCTCGCGGGACGGCGGCCGGACGTGGGAATGTGTTCTCTTTAAGAGTGAGCATACCGGGGCAATCGATATCACGATTGACCAGCAGAATCCTCGTATTCTCTACGCTGCGCTTTGGCAAACTCGCCGCTATCCTTGGGCGCTGATCAGCGGCGGCGAAGAGTCCGGTATATGGCGCTCACTCGATGGTGGTACGACGTGGGAGGAGATTACGCGCCGGAAAGGATTGCCGAAAGCTGCCGTCCTGGGACGAATTGGCCTTGCTGCTTCGCCAGCGCAGTCGGGCCGCGTTTGGGCGATTATTGAAGCTGAGGACGGCGGCCTCTTTCGTTCTGACGACTATGGCGAGACGTGGGAACTCTGCACTGATGACCTCGAATTACGCCGTCGGCCGTTCTATTACATGCACTTGACCGCCGATCCCGTTGATCCCAACACGATCTGGGTGATGAACCTGCAACTCTGGAAGTCGGTTGATGGCGGCAAGACGTTTGAAAGTGTGCCCACGCCACACGGTGACAACCACGCGCTCTGGATCGATCCGAAGAATCCGAATCGCATGATCGAAGGGAATGATGGTGGAGCCTGCATTAGTTTCGACGGTGGGCGTACCTGGACGCTGCCGTTGAACCAGCCGACGGCGCAGTTCTATCACCTCGCCGTTGATCAGGCGACACCCTATCGGGTCTATGGGTCCCAGCAGGACAACTGGGCGATCTCGGTTCCGAGCATTGGCACGGAGGGCGCGATCAGCTGGCCCGATTGGGTCGAGCCAGGCGGCGGTGAGAGCGGCCATTTGGCGATTAGCCCAAAGCCACCCCATGTTGTCTACTGCGGCGCAATCGGCACTGGCTATGGCCATGGTCGGCTAATTGCGTGGGATCCGATCACAGGGCAGAAGCGCAATGTGACTGTCTGGCCGGAAGTGCATGGCTCGGGCGTTGGCGCCGAGTATCACAAGTATCGCTTCCAGTGGACGTTTCCTATTGCTATCTCGCCGCATGATCCCGATGTGCTCTATGCCTGCTCGAATGTTGTCCACCGTTCGCGCGATGGTGGCGAAAGCTGGGAAGTGATTAGCCCTGATTTGACGCGTAATGATCCCGAAAAACTCAAAGCGTCTGGAGGGCCGATTACTGCGGATAACAGCGGTGCCGAAGTCTACTGCACGATCTTCGCGTTTGCGGAGTCGCCGGTACAGGCTGGGGTACTCTGGGCCGGTTCGGATGATGGACTGGTGCATGTCTCACGGGATGGCGGCGCCACCTGGCAGAACGTCACGCCGCCGGACTTGCCCGAGTGGGCGACGGTTGCAACGATTGAGCCGATGCGTGACAACGCTGGTGGATGCTACCTCGTTGCTCACCGCTATCGACTCGACGATGACTGGACGCCCTACGTCTATGTGACCACGGATTTCGGGCAGACATGGCGGCGCATTACCAATGGGTTACCCATGCGCGAGATCATCCGCGTTATCCGCATTGATCCAGCGGAGCCACGGGTACTCTATGCCGGTGGGGAATTTAGCGTCTATGTGAGCGTGGATCAGGGTGAGCACTGGCATGCGTGGCAGGCGAATCTGCCGGTCGTGCCTGTGCATGACCTCGCTGTCGTTGGTGATGAACTTGTCGTTGCAACGCACGGCCGCAGCTTCTGGATTTGCGACGATGTCACACCGTTGCGCCAGCTCGCTCAAGGTGTAGCCCCTGGGCAATCCGCCGCTGTGCTCTTCCAGCCACGCACGACAATTCGATGGCGCATCTATGGCCGTGGCTATAACAACGCGACAACCTACACCAATTACAAGATGCTTGGTCCGGTAACGGGCTCCTATCGGGTGCGTGAGACCCCGCTCGGAACCAGAGAGGAAGTCTTCCTTGATGCTGGACAGAATCCGCCGGATGGCGTGCTGATTCACTACCAGCTTCCGACTGATGCAGAGCGGGTTGAGTTGCGCATCCGAGACGCTGCTGGCAATCTGATTTGCGCGTTCTCGAGTGCGAGTGAAGAACCACCGCGTCCGCCAGCGACCGCTGGTGTCCATCGGTTTATTTGGGACATGCGCTATCCAGCACCGGCGAAACTCGAAGGTGAGGCCAAGAAGAGCCGGTTCGAGCAAACACTGGCGACGGCTGTTCGCCCGCGGGCGTTGCCTGGCGAGTACCAGGTGGAGCTTGTGGTCGGCGATCAGACGGTAACGCAGCACTTCACCATCGTCAAGGATCCGCGCGTGCGTGCGAGTGATGCTGACCTCCGTGCCCAGTTTGAGCTGAAAGTAGCGATCCGTGACCGGATTGATGAAATCCACCAAGCCGTCAACCGGATTCGCCGGCTGCGGCGCCAGGTCGAAGAATGGGAGGCACGTGCGCAAGGCGCAGGAAAGATTGAGCAGATCGCTGAGGCAGCTAATGCGCTCCGTGAGCGCTTGACAGCGCTCGAGCGTGAATTCATTCAAGTTGATGCAGAGAAGGCGCAACCTGGTCCGACACGTGTGCGCGAGAAGCTCGTTGCCCTCAGCTCGATGATCGACGAATCCGAGGATCGGCCGACACAAGGCGCCTATGCCGTCTACGAACAGCTTGCGCAGGAGGTCGAGCGCCTGCGCCAGCAACTCGAACATGTCGTTGCCCAGGAAGTAGCAGCCTTCGCAGCCCAACTCAATCGCGTTGGGGTTCCGGCGTTGGTCTAG
- a CDS encoding xanthine dehydrogenase family protein molybdopterin-binding subunit, with protein sequence MAVTTSVIGQPLPRLDAAPKLQGHVRYADDMQLPGMLYARLVTAPYAHAVIRGVDVAAAQAMPGVVAVFTGRDLLPDGPEPAERARALLARDKVIYYGQPVAVVVAEQPDIAADAAEQVHVDYEPLPVVVDPIAAMRPDAPAIRPKELEGEWAEAGMHATVGGGEELDVRRLPANITNAVRFRRGDVARGFAEADAVVERTYRTPFVHQSYIEPHVSLAVPELDGSLTIYTSTQGQFYCRNVVASTLGLPADRVTVVPMEVGGGFGGKTVLLEPLVGALALRLGRPVKLTLTRTEEFLLATPAPGAIFELKIGGRRDGTLTALQARVIFDSGAYPGTPVNVALLLLGGYYRCPNLLLEGYEVLTNKPGVGAYRAPGATQATFVIEQAVDELAQRLGWDPLAFRLQNASDEGDPMPNEQPWPTIGLRTILERMQAHPLWQQRHSLPPHEGVGIAVGGWPGGVEPCAANVRLNHDGTLTVTVGSVDITGTSTVLAMIAAAVLEQPLERIRVRTLPTNTAPYAGMSGGSKITYTVGAAVQAAAEDARRQLLEIAAQELEAAVEDLELQDGRVQVRGVPDRFVTFERIAQRSMSFGAPYPPVYGTGRSAITRSSPGFNGQIAHVRVDPETGDITVLRLVAIQDVGRALNPALVTGQVHGGVAQGVGWALHEGVYYGDDGRPLNPSLLDYDVPKAPSVPPIEVELLEIPSAYGPFGAKGVGEPPVVPTAGAIANAIAAATGVRLTELPITAPKVLAALRERSSTAS encoded by the coding sequence ATGGCTGTCACCACGAGTGTTATCGGGCAACCATTGCCTCGCTTGGATGCAGCTCCGAAGCTGCAAGGTCATGTCCGCTACGCTGACGACATGCAGCTTCCAGGTATGCTCTATGCTCGTCTTGTGACTGCTCCGTATGCCCACGCAGTCATTCGTGGCGTTGACGTTGCTGCAGCGCAGGCGATGCCTGGAGTGGTCGCGGTCTTCACTGGACGCGATCTTTTGCCGGATGGGCCAGAGCCGGCTGAGCGAGCTCGAGCGCTCCTTGCGCGCGACAAGGTGATCTACTACGGTCAGCCAGTTGCTGTTGTCGTTGCTGAACAGCCAGATATTGCCGCTGATGCTGCTGAACAGGTGCATGTTGATTATGAGCCGCTCCCGGTTGTCGTCGACCCAATCGCGGCGATGCGTCCTGATGCGCCGGCGATTCGGCCAAAAGAACTCGAAGGCGAATGGGCAGAGGCGGGTATGCACGCAACCGTTGGCGGCGGGGAAGAGCTGGATGTCCGTCGGCTGCCCGCCAACATCACGAACGCTGTTCGCTTCCGCCGTGGCGATGTTGCGCGTGGTTTTGCCGAAGCTGATGCTGTCGTTGAACGTACCTATCGCACGCCGTTCGTCCATCAGTCCTATATCGAGCCGCATGTGAGCCTTGCCGTGCCCGAGCTCGATGGAAGCCTGACGATCTACACCTCTACCCAAGGCCAGTTTTACTGTCGCAATGTTGTTGCGAGCACGCTTGGGCTCCCAGCTGACCGCGTAACGGTGGTGCCGATGGAGGTTGGTGGGGGCTTTGGTGGCAAAACAGTACTGCTGGAGCCGCTTGTTGGTGCGCTTGCCCTGCGCCTCGGACGGCCGGTCAAGCTGACCTTGACGCGAACGGAGGAGTTTCTGCTCGCTACGCCGGCGCCGGGCGCCATCTTCGAACTCAAGATTGGCGGACGCCGCGACGGTACTCTCACTGCGCTGCAGGCCCGGGTCATCTTTGATAGTGGGGCCTATCCTGGTACGCCTGTCAATGTTGCCTTGCTGCTCCTCGGTGGTTACTACCGTTGCCCAAACTTGCTGCTCGAGGGGTATGAAGTGTTGACGAACAAGCCTGGGGTTGGTGCATACCGGGCGCCGGGTGCCACCCAAGCGACATTCGTTATTGAGCAAGCAGTTGATGAATTGGCCCAACGTCTTGGCTGGGATCCCCTTGCGTTCCGACTGCAGAATGCTTCAGATGAGGGTGATCCAATGCCAAATGAACAGCCATGGCCGACGATTGGCTTGCGGACAATTCTCGAGCGCATGCAGGCGCATCCGCTCTGGCAGCAGCGGCATAGCTTGCCGCCCCATGAGGGAGTTGGAATTGCCGTGGGGGGATGGCCAGGAGGCGTTGAGCCGTGCGCAGCTAACGTCCGTTTAAACCACGATGGCACACTCACTGTCACCGTTGGCTCCGTTGATATCACTGGAACCAGTACAGTCCTGGCGATGATTGCAGCAGCTGTGCTTGAGCAGCCACTGGAACGGATTCGTGTACGCACCTTGCCGACGAACACGGCGCCCTATGCCGGAATGAGCGGTGGGAGCAAGATCACCTACACGGTCGGTGCAGCAGTGCAAGCTGCAGCCGAGGATGCTCGTCGGCAGTTGCTCGAGATCGCTGCCCAGGAACTGGAAGCGGCCGTCGAGGATCTTGAGTTGCAGGATGGGCGCGTGCAGGTGCGTGGCGTGCCCGATCGCTTTGTGACGTTTGAGCGAATTGCCCAGCGCAGCATGAGCTTTGGTGCACCATATCCGCCGGTCTACGGTACTGGCCGCTCGGCGATTACCCGCTCATCACCTGGATTTAATGGGCAAATCGCTCACGTCCGTGTCGACCCTGAGACTGGCGACATCACTGTGCTTCGGCTTGTGGCAATTCAAGATGTCGGGCGGGCATTGAATCCTGCACTGGTGACTGGGCAGGTGCACGGTGGTGTAGCGCAAGGTGTTGGCTGGGCTCTCCACGAGGGGGTGTACTACGGCGATGATGGCCGACCACTGAATCCCAGTCTGCTTGACTATGATGTGCCGAAGGCGCCGAGTGTGCCGCCAATCGAGGTCGAGTTGCTCGAAATCCCGTCGGCCTACGGGCCATTTGGCGCGAAGGGTGTCGGTGAGCCGCCCGTCGTGCCGACAGCTGGCGCGATCGCAAACGCCATTGCTGCAGCCACTGGTGTTCGCCTAACCGAATTGCCCATCACTGCGCCAAAAGTGCTCGCTGCTCTCCGTGAGCGATCGAGTACTGCTTCATAA
- a CDS encoding GNAT family N-acetyltransferase → MTATTDQPITIRPARIEDAASIAHVQVKTWQATYRGIVPDTFLDTMDEAERTKRWATFIERSCADTTQPFVIVAVHAVAGIIGYAAGGRARSEDAQSLGELYALYVLPLFQRRGIGRQLVAAFARELLARGWNKMVVVVLEANPACGFYEALGGHWVRTQTIEIGGVPLAARVYEWPDLSSLTQGP, encoded by the coding sequence GTGACAGCAACCACTGACCAGCCGATCACGATCCGTCCGGCGCGTATTGAAGATGCGGCATCAATCGCCCACGTTCAAGTCAAGACGTGGCAAGCGACGTATCGCGGTATTGTCCCGGACACGTTCCTCGACACGATGGATGAAGCAGAGCGCACGAAGCGCTGGGCCACATTTATCGAACGGAGTTGTGCTGATACTACCCAGCCCTTCGTCATCGTTGCTGTGCATGCCGTCGCTGGGATCATCGGCTATGCAGCCGGGGGTCGAGCACGCTCAGAAGACGCGCAGTCTCTCGGTGAGCTTTATGCGCTCTACGTCCTGCCCCTTTTCCAACGGCGCGGGATTGGCCGCCAACTCGTCGCAGCTTTTGCACGGGAGCTCCTCGCACGAGGGTGGAACAAGATGGTCGTCGTGGTGCTTGAAGCCAACCCAGCCTGTGGGTTTTACGAGGCGCTCGGTGGCCATTGGGTGCGAACCCAGACCATTGAGATTGGCGGAGTGCCGCTCGCGGCACGGGTCTATGAATGGCCGGATCTCAGTAGCCTCACGCAAGGCCCCTAA